The sequence acttcctgcacctaggtgcttaagcttcctaacctacaccgcacagactcctgggaatgtagtgggtgtaactttcccgGAGTctctgcactccccagtctcgaagaatcatgtgacttggacagtacaggtgctgaaacctgatctgaaacctattacactgcttgtgcagcactgagcatgtgcgagatctgcaaggctgaaatccaggaagtcatatagTCTGggttcatgatgcccacacttaagatggccccagtcaatttctattttataaagtgtctaaatgctgtaacaacctaacaaaacggaccttagtttacagacttaactttactagaatacattaagcttgtgtattacaggggtatttatatataaaaagtgaaattgtggccggaactccgctttaaataatttgttccgcattgacttctatggcatgcaataccacatgtggccacaggtgggggtgccggagagcctcagaaacactcggaaaggcccgGGAACAGCTCAGAAAACCTCAGAAAGGTTctggaactgagtatttctgagtctttccgagtatttccgaatgACTCCGCTCGGTTTCGCtcagctccggcgcccccacacctcaggccaaacgtggtactgcacactgctgtggcttaaattctgctcattttgcgagacaacacttgcaaaccgagtcaggattttccaAAAAACTCTTATTAAAGCTCTTAttacgaaacgctcgttaactgcgttgctcgcaatccgaggtttcattgTATAACATACTTTTATTAGAATAATTAAAAATCGTCTCAAAACATAAGACACAACATAAAAACATCATGTACCAGCATCATACCACAAGGCCCCATACATTCCCCCCTTTCTCCAAGGGTATATACCCTACAGTAACTGATGAGATATAACAACAATATCCAAAATTGAATCAGTCTGGGGAAATGAAACCAAGGAGATAATCACAACCCAACGCATTTCGCCTTGTCGGCttcttcagtgtttttttttttttatgaagggcAGATGGGTAAGTAGAGATACTGTAAGAGAAATAGACATACTTAATCTACgttcatatataaaaaaagcaaGTGGATCAATCAACCTCAGTTATACCCTAAAGTAACTGATCAGATATAACAATAATATCCAAAATTGAATCAGTCTGGTGAAATGAAACCAAGGAGATAACCACAAACCAACGCATTTCGCCTTGTCGGCttcttcagtgtttttttttttttccatgaaggGCAGATGGGTAAGTAGTGATGCTGTAAGAGAAATAGACATACTTAATATACGTTCGAATATTAAAAAAGCAAGTGGATCAATCGATCAAGTGGATCTAATCCTCTCTCCACATTGGCATTCCTCCACCCTCATGCACTCACCAGAAATTAGATATACAGTTTATCTCTGAGCGCTCACTTGTATGCCCCCAGTATGTGTGCATACTTTACTTCGGGATGTGGTGCTGATGTTCAACTGAATACATTTCTATTCAGAAAACTGATTGTTGAGAGTCATACTTATCACAGAAATTTGCACTTTTTATGGactcttttagctagattcaggtagagttaggtcggcgtatcagtagatacgccgacctaactcagaatctgcgccgacctatgtttaagtgtattctcaaacagagatacgcttaaacatatctaagatacgagagcttgcgccgtcctatcttaggttgcaatatttaggctggccgctaggtggcgcttccattgcggtctgcgtagaatatgtaaatcagtagatacgcctattcacgaaggtacgcccggccgacgcagtacagatacgctgtttacgtaaagctttatcaggcctaaagttattccaacaaatagttggaatagtaatgttaaagtatggccgccgttccagcttcgaaattcgaaatttttacgtcgtttgcgtaagttgtccgtgaatagggatttacgtcgtttacgtccacgtcgaaatcaataggcctgtgcggcggacttagctgcaatgcacactgggaaatgtaggcgcacggcgcatgcgcagtttaaaaaaaccgtcaatcacgttgggtaaAGCCtatttatcataaaacacgcccctcagccgaatttgaattaggcgcgcttgcgcccgccgcatttacgctacgccgccgtaagttaggaggcaagtactttgagaatacagtacttgcctctctgacttaaggcggcgtagcgtaaatacgatacgctacgccgccttaaagttgccgCGAggtctgtgaatctagctatttaatGGGACTTTTGAGTGCTAAACAGTGATGTTAGAGCACTTTTGCACTTTATGTTTTATCTTATGTTGATATTTAATCAGCACTGAAATTGATGCACTGTAATTGAtttaattatttgtatttattttgcacTAGAATGAATTCACTTTAATTGATTTAATTATCAATGTATTTCTTTTAATTTACTGGGTGAGTTACACATTCTCTGCACACTTTTTAGTGCATTATAGAACAAACGTTTGCTTTTAAACTAAACTGCTGCTGACatctagtggttaaaaaagtcAAACCATTTTGTTTAATATGTTTGAATTGAGTTTTGTCAGCTGGTTATATTTATATGTTTCTGTATTAATATCCTTGCCAGACTATGCATACTTTAATAATTAGTGCATGCATAGGTTTATTTAATTACATAATTAAATAATGATACATAAATGTATATGAATTATGTTTTTTgttaaatcatttatttttactgTGATGTCAACCACAACCGTACACAAATACACTATAGTTTTGACAGTTTGCTCCATGTAATATGGTCACCATTCAGTTCTAAATGACAGGAACCACTGTGACTAAGAACACAATATAAACATATTCGTGCATTAGGTTTAAACTGATTATTTGCAATTAGTTACAGCATATATTcatatgttaaagtggatgtaaaccctcacatatacccagtgaagagaTTAATCAAATCTCCCAATATAAGTTGTACatatatatctgctgtcttcacctttacctactgtttagaaagtgcacacacAGTTGgtgaggctgaaaaaagacacaagtccatcaagtgcaCCTCCTGTTAGATTTTTCACTTTCTCCTTCATCTGTAGGAGGAGATCATTGCTAGACACTGTGagaaagctgattggaggaaaggcacacaccccctccccacacatgCAGAGCCTGCCTGTAAATTGTTTAGCTGGCTGCTAATCTAGTAACCTCCTCCTACACACAGGTCTATCTCTGGGCTTCGGAGAGCTTGTCAAAAGTTattaggctgataacagaggaacggggcAGGACAAAGCTACTAGACCAAGTGCttagaagagagataacaaaacactgcagatagatgtgcccagctcaaatttcatgaaagtttacatccactttaaactttacaactaaggcctctttcacacggaccaTCTGATTGGGTCCACCTGTCTGTTTTCCAGATAGAGCCTCAATGGGCAGtcgatgtaaatggacttgtggaaGGGCAGGGGAGTGTAAAGCAGTGGCGGctagtgtttttttggggggaggcaaacccccccccctcaggtgggCGGCGGTGGCACCGCCCCCGCAACCCTTCCGCTCGCTGTCTGCCAGTCTgtccagcacttaccccatctaggggGCTTGCTGTGGGCAGCAGCTTCAGTGTCCTCTCCTCTAGGTGATGGGCAGCAGCTCcagtgtcctctcctccagcaCGGCAGCTTtagctgaactcacacaatttgAACCCGCAATGCAGTTCTACTTTGGGAggcaatttgacagacatctgtgcgggttcctgcacaaATATCTATACAAATTGCacccaaagtcgccaaaagtagtatagTCAGCGTTGCACCGATTCGGAAGgtaccattgccggcaatagctgccaatttggcatgcgatttgacatgtcaaatcacatgccaaatcgcatcaatgtaaACCTAGGCTTAGTAAGTAATATACAATAATATtataaggtaatttactatattttcaaaaactgtactcataTGGCTTAATGGACAAATTGCTGAAGTTTAAAGGTATAACTTCAAactagtaatttcacagtaaatagataaataatacatttttatgttaTAAGATATggcataataatatattatttagcTTGAAACCTTATACCCAATaacccccttctatgacactgaaGTGAGAGGAGAGTCTCCACTGTAGCATTTCTATTGTAAAGCTTGGACCAAtggtgctttaccattggtccaaggctccaagctgtccattgtgCTCATTGCCCCTGACAAgaagtctgctgcaaacagcgtgtgacagcttgtatttaaactggccacgttgtatgtagcttctgacaggctgcgcaaaGAGCCCCATATCTCCAGAACCATAGGTGCTAGGAGACCCACATTTTGGCCAGTGGTGGGATAAGAATTTGACCACCCACCCCAGGCCGCCAAGCTACGACCCTCGAAGTTTgatcttttatttgttttttatgttcatggcagGTGAGGCTCTACCTCACCCGCCTCCTAAGACGTCCCTGGCATACACAGCCTTCAGGAGAGCAATGATGATGCTCTGAATCCTGCAGCAGTGCAGCTTCACTACCACACTATTATGGGAAGCTGCATTAAGTGGATTTACAGGTATTTATGTGACATTCCAcggagactaaggcctcgtacacacgaccgagtttctcggcaaaaaccagcaagaaacttgctgggatttttttttttgccgaggaaaccggtcgtgtgtacatttttcgatgaggaaactgtcgaggatcccgtcgagcaaaaaagagagcatgtcttctttttcctcgacgggaatggagaaacttgccttgtcgagttcctcgacagcctaacaaggaactcgacgaggaaaacgatgtgtttcgcccgtcgagttcctcggtcgtgtatacgaggcttaagagaaaaCTGTGTGTGCAGATGGTCTTATGTTAAAGTTTTGCAGCACATATTTTGTGGCaggccatagttctactttaatgcctCCTTCTTTGGTTTTTATTACAGTCGAATTGGATGCTATGTGACCATTTTCCAGAACATATCTAACTTAAGGGATGTCTTCTATAAGGAGATGAGTAAGGTATTGGTTCCAGAGATTTCTGTATCTGAATCCAGAGCAGTGTGTGGTATTATAGAAtagttttattttaatgcataaagGTCACTACAAGCAGAAATATCTGCCAATCTTGCATTGGGACTCTGAATATAAATCAACACATGGGAATATCTTTTCTTTTCCAGCCCATATATAGGACAATCATTTGGCGCAATCTGCATTACCACAATAGCTTTGAAACTAATTCGGTTTTGTGGTATTCCTTCATACTGCTCCAGAAATTACCCTGTTAGTGAATTTTCCAACATCAGTTCACTCGGCACACTGCCCAGCAATTAGTTTACTATTCAATCCCCTGTGGGGACGCCCTTGCTGACAATTCCCTTATTtctatatatctaatatacaaCATATGGTGATTTTCACCGCATGGGAATTTCAGCAGGTGCGCTCCATTAGGCGTCCGGACCGCCAAAACGATTTGTTGTTTATGTTTGTCTCAGTCTTCttttgtgtgttgtttgtttgcaCAAATCAATGAACCAGGTTCATTGGTGCAGCACTGGCCGGCCATAGTTAGTTGGTATTTTAATTAGCAATTGTTAGTacaacatttttgtaatttttgatACTATTTATTCCACTATTTGCATGTTTAcataactttataaaaaaaaatttgtaacctATATCATTGTCCGTCACTGCCTTAGTAGCCCCTTACATCCCCAGGGACACCCTATCTTGTTTTTTCCTGTGGGATTTGGTTTTCTTTATTTGCAGGTGTTTTGGCTACAGTGGTGACCTCCATAGTGGAGGAGTGACTAGCTATAGGTTTATGGGATTAGTATCTAATACGTCAGAAGGGGTGTTCTCATCTCTTTGTGGCGTTCAATCTCTAGCTAGACTCAATAACATTAGCAAAGTCATAAGTAGTATGTCAAACTCTTCCTAATTTGTACTTTCATACTTAGTTATCGTAATTTTGTTGTTCATTGCCTGCAGGCAACTTTTTTTAGTTACCATACATTTAAAGCTCAAAtagttttaattttggatagagtagaaaaACCCCTGGTGGTTAAAATCCCTGTTAGCTTTTTCCCCATCTAGTTCTGATGGGGAGCtatcccctcactttctgtcccagagTCACAACATAATGTCATTTAAAATCTCTCCAAAGTTTTGGAGTCCTGGAATGTAATGTTACTCCATAAGAAGATTTTTTCAGTTTACGTGATAATTATAAAATGCAACGACAATGGTCAGAAATAGAAAAGGTGGGGAATCGTCTCAGTGGGCACCATGTAAAAATGGTTCTAACATTTTTACcttctattcaaaactaaaaaaaaaatgcttcaagaATAAAACTCTTTATTGAAAAAAGCCAGATATGAACTGAAATAGGACATGCCAGAAACTGATAAAAAGTAGAAGTTGTTGCCAGTAAAGTTCAGTATGTCTGATCAAGACagaaaggggttaatttactaaaactggagagtgcaaaatctggtgcagctttgcagataaaccaatcagcttccaggtgtttTTGTCAAAGtgtcattgaacaagctgaaggtagaagctgattggctaccttgcacagctgcaccaaattttgcactctccagttatagtaaatgATCCCCAATGTGAGGGAGAAAATGGAATGTATTAAGGACATCTGTGACTGGATGTTATGGCTTGTTGTTCATCAATGCATTTTGCATGGTTATAAATGATTAGTGTTTTTAATCAATACACTGATCTTATAATCTTACCTGCAGCTAAACCACGAGCTATATGATGTGATGAGCAAACTGGAGAAGCAACATTCCAATAAAGTCTTTGTCATTAAAGGTGTTAAAAGGTATATTTTGATTCCCGTAAATGATATGGAAATGTGATAGATGTTTATGCAGAAGATGTTTTGTACAGCTGGTATACTCTAGTATAGACCTAGTAAATGGCTAGTGTACATGGGTGTTTGAGATGTGTTTGCTACGCAATCAAACGGGCCTGTATGGAACCATAGGGTCAGGACtgacagtcaggcctcgtacacacaaccgagtttcttggcaaaaaccagcaagaaacttgctgttttttgtttttttttcgaggaaaccggtcgtgtgtacatttttcgacgaggaaactgtcaaggaactcgacgagccaaaaagagagcatgttctctttttcctcgacggaaattgagaaaattggcttgtcgagttcctcgacagcctaacaaggaactcaacgagcaaaacgatgtgtttcgcccgtcgagttcctcggtcgtgtgtacgaggcctctcaCTCCCAGGAACTTCATGACTCCTCTTACAAGTGGTCGGAGCCCTCAACTTGTGACACCAAAAATCTCTAAGCACAGTCTCTGGAGAGGAGTTCCTTCTTCCAAGACAAGCCAACACACCTTTTAGGCTGAGTTCTTCTGGTTCcccccacacatacacacatcaCAGGGATCCTAAATCCTGAGGTACTCAGGCACTAGTGTATAAGAATCCCTCACCTCTTCCAGTCCAATGCAAACCTTCAAGGCCAAAGATAGCTAacatccttcaatatgtggtgggttgtgaggcatagtgggtgcaaaggtggtaaaagttattgggcgccagacactttttggacacccttaaagtggacctccgccgttaaaaaaatattaaaagccagcagctacaaatactgcagctgctgaattttaatatatggacacttacctgtccaggagtccagcgaagtctgcagcagaagacgagcaatcgctcgtctatctgctgcccccactgccatcctcggtgagggaaccaggaagtgaagcggtccagcttcactgcccgattccctacggcgcattcacgagtcgcgctgcaccgtcctcactggtccccgttgtgttctgggagccgagtgtttccgagGACACAACGGGCGGGTGCGGGAAGTGACGAACTACCCGCAGAATACCCGCAGgaggactcctggaagtgggtgcaaatacctgtcttagacaggtatctgcaccccccctcccccctgaaaggtgtcaaatgtgacaccggagggcgggggggttccgatgagcggaactttagggtggagctccgctttaagtagttgcAATTTCAAAAAGCAGACTCCAAGACTTCAACAGGCGGACAGCCgtacagggaaaggccccagcatGGTGCCACTTCTGCACCGGCaggattgctgtctcctatggcaacagtacttaaacagttcctaactcaaagTAACAgttctccttgtagttcttcagccccttgagctcctggtctctcatTGGTccctctgattcactgactctgaatcccgTGAGCTCCTCAAGGCTTTTGTGGtggtataccaccaaaagaaagctctatttgtgggaaaaaaaggacatcagttttgtttgggtgcagcgtcgcacgacagttaaagcaacgcagtgccgtatcacaaaaaatagcctggtcattaaggccAAATACTTAAAACCCTATATTGaaaacatataggggcagatccacatacatacgctgcgcccggcgcagatgtcagatacgctacgccgctgtaacttactttgacttggtttaaatcctcaacgaatttgcgccataagttatggcggcgtagtgtatctcttgcggcgtaagggcgcagaattcaaattgggcgggtagggggcgtgtttcatttaaatgaaatgaactgcgcatgccccgtccgtcaaaactcccagggtgcattgctccaaatcattgttttcgacgtgaacataaatggcatccagccccattcactgacgacttacgcaaacgacgtaaaattttcaaaattatatgcgggaacgacggccatacttaacattgagtacgccaccagatagcagctttaactatacgccggaaaaagccaaacgtaaacaacgtaaaaaaatgcgacggccgctcgtacgttcgtggatcgtcggaaatagctaatttgcatactcaacgcggattacgacgggaacgccacctagcagacgtcgaaaaattgcatctaagatccgaagatccgaagaacccagatgccgtcgtatcttgttttgaggattcaaaacaaagatacaacgcaggaattttgaaattacaccggcgtatcaatagatacgccggcgtactttctttgtggatctaccccatactgTATAGCCTGCTAGTGCCAACTTCTTCTGAAATACTAGCtgtctggctgtcatgctgatccagtgGCGTCAatactttctgagtcactgacctagAACAAGTATGTTATTCACTATTCACTTACAATTTAATGTATGTTCCAGGTTATCTGTATCTAGATACAGATAAGTAACTAATATTTTGGCATTCGTTGTATTTTCCCCAGCAAAGGTTTTCTTTAGGAATACAAAATTAATAACTCAATTCATTTTTgaggtactgtatttattggcgtataacactcacttttttacactgaaaatagagggtagactgtgcctgcgtgttatacgcagggggctgtggaaagttttttcctgaaattttaaggtgcgtgttattcgcctgtgcgtgttatacgccgatgaaTACGGTACTTTACCAATTAATTgtaattaaaatgttattttctaTGTAGTCTAATAATAAGTATTTAATTCTCAATTTCAGCAACAGGAACTCTCTGATGATCTCATCTCCTATAAGTTCGACAAATTCCTTTTTCATGGCTTCAGTAGACCCAGGAGTGAGTATTTCCACACCAGGAAAGGAGAAGAGTAAGAATGGCTCCCAGTCTTCTATGACAAGTGACACCCAGGATTCCTCCACAGATGGCAACTCATGTGCTTCATCTGAGGAGGTGCAAACTGACCCGTCTCAAAATGTTCCTGATGAAGAACATGATAAACAACCCAAAAGATCAGCAAATGACATTATGGAAAACACAACAAAGAAAGATTCACTAGAGTCAACAGAACACAATGATGTGGAAAACACAACAGAAAGTAATTTTAAAGAAAATAGTTCAGACAACTTAGCTGAGAATGTCCCTGAAAAATCTCCTGTAGAGGCTGTAGATGATAAGAGGTCAGAAACCATTATACAGGGCAACAATGATACTCCAACACAAAGGGAAACAACAGACATTCCACCAAGTGATTCTGAACATAGTACTGAGATGATCACAGATGAAGAAGAATGCACAGGAGCAGGCGATACAAGTCAGCCAGACTCTGTAGACACAATAGATGGAGAATCCAggattacaaacactttaaaagatGTGGCTGGAGAGAATCCAGAGACAGTTGATAAGAAGCACTTATCAGAAGTTTGTACAGAGAGTGCCACAACCCAACAAAAATCAGGCGAGGTGATGACAGAGAATTCCGAAGAAAATTCCCCCATTGACAATATCCAAGGGTGCTTGGGGAACATAACAAAGAATGAGTCAGATGATAAGATGCAGGACCCATCCACTGAAACAATAGTGGCTGACACTCAAAGCAAAGAATATAATGCACAGGATTCGGACTCTGGAGCACAGAACATCAATAACGATGTTCTATCAGAAGATAAAAGTACATCTCAAGTCATTACATCTGACATTGTGACTGAGAagagtaacacagagaggcagtcAGATGATGCCTATGATGAAGAACATCGGTTCTGATGCTGGAAATGTCACATTGCCTGAAAGTTCACAATCTGATACAGGTACAGTATATTACAATTATTCAGATTGATTAGCCAGTTGATATACATTTTAGATGCGAGCCCTATATAAACAGTTAAAATTGAAACACATGAGTATCGGGTGATTTTTTTATATCATTGGCTCACATATTGATGCTCTTAAAGATGGATTTCAAGTAGGGCAATTTTTACATTCAgcgtggaccaatgtaagtatgtatgttCCACACATATGAAAAAAAAGGA comes from Rana temporaria chromosome 2, aRanTem1.1, whole genome shotgun sequence and encodes:
- the BIN2 gene encoding bridging integrator 2 — encoded protein: MAETKQGGAGIFAKNVQKRFSRAQEKVLQKLGRTIETKDEMFEQCSYEFNKQQNEGNRLYKDLKAVFSAVKAMHDGSKRLAETLQVIYSADWDGYNDLKDIVENNDLLWSDYEEKLFDQAVHTMENYMAQFSEAKERIAKRGRKLVDYDSARHHLEALQNAKKKDEAKITKAEEEFNKAQMIFEDLNKELREELPVLYNSRIGCYVTIFQNISNLRDVFYKEMSKLNHELYDVMSKLEKQHSNKVFVIKGVKSNRNSLMISSPISSTNSFFMASVDPGVSISTPGKEKSKNGSQSSMTSDTQDSSTDGNSCASSEEVQTDPSQNVPDEEHDKQPKRSANDIMENTTKKDSLESTEHNDVENTTESNFKENSSDNLAENVPEKSPVEAVDDKRSETIIQGNNDTPTQRETTDIPPSDSEHSTEMITDEEECTGAGDTSQPDSVDTIDGESRITNTLKDVAGENPETVDKKHLSEVCTESATTQQKSGEVMTENSEENSPIDNIQGCLGNITKNESDDKMQDPSTETIVADTQSKEYNAQDSDSGAQNINNDVLSEDKSTSQVITSDIVTEKSNTERQSDDAYDEEHRF